One genomic segment of Bdellovibrio bacteriovorus includes these proteins:
- the mnmH gene encoding tRNA 2-selenouridine(34) synthase MnmH, which produces MSNERIPIEQYKSLFLSGAPLIDVRAPVEFAQGHLPHAVNIPILNDEERALIGTTYKHEGQEAAIALGYKIVSGDVKADRVQRWKDFVQTHPGSVVYCFRGGKRSQITQAWLAEAGISVPIIAGGYKKARQFFSDQLNKFCSQRELLVVSGPTGSGKTELLKEVSGFYPTMDLELLARHRGSAFGSLPVHQPTQIDFEIALALECLKIEDKTPLSIRPLVEDESRLIGRICQPKPFFERLRSSEVLWLEEAFETRVENIFTDYVLNTDIGEGSSPQFRCAEEEEILRGQALKLFAKYRESVLSIRRKLGGLRSQEILADLQTAESQFLAHGDIQSNKVWIEKLLSYYYDPLYLSSLERRQVRVLFKGPRHEVVSFLKSLPQ; this is translated from the coding sequence TTGAGTAACGAACGAATTCCTATCGAGCAGTATAAAAGCTTATTTTTATCGGGAGCGCCCTTGATTGATGTGCGAGCCCCGGTGGAGTTTGCTCAAGGTCATCTGCCCCATGCCGTCAACATTCCTATCTTAAATGATGAAGAGCGCGCCCTTATTGGCACGACTTACAAGCATGAAGGACAAGAGGCCGCCATCGCCCTCGGATACAAAATCGTTTCTGGAGACGTGAAGGCGGACCGTGTTCAACGCTGGAAAGACTTCGTGCAAACTCATCCGGGAAGCGTTGTTTATTGTTTTCGCGGTGGGAAGCGTTCACAAATCACTCAAGCCTGGCTTGCCGAAGCGGGTATTTCAGTTCCGATCATTGCCGGCGGTTACAAGAAAGCACGGCAGTTTTTTTCTGACCAGTTGAATAAGTTCTGCAGTCAGCGTGAACTCTTAGTGGTTTCTGGTCCCACGGGGAGTGGCAAGACGGAGCTCTTAAAAGAGGTGAGTGGGTTTTACCCCACGATGGATTTGGAACTTTTGGCGCGCCATCGCGGTTCGGCCTTTGGATCTTTACCTGTTCACCAGCCCACGCAGATAGATTTTGAAATCGCTTTGGCCTTAGAGTGTTTAAAGATTGAGGACAAAACTCCTTTAAGCATTCGCCCTTTGGTGGAAGATGAAAGTCGCCTTATCGGTCGCATTTGTCAGCCGAAGCCTTTCTTTGAACGCCTGCGAAGTTCCGAAGTCCTTTGGTTGGAAGAAGCTTTCGAAACCCGTGTCGAAAATATCTTTACGGACTATGTTCTTAACACCGATATCGGTGAAGGTTCATCGCCCCAATTTCGCTGCGCTGAAGAAGAAGAGATCCTTCGAGGACAAGCGCTTAAACTTTTTGCAAAATACCGCGAGTCCGTGTTGTCAATTCGCAGAAAGCTGGGTGGTTTAAGAAGCCAGGAGATCTTGGCAGATCTGCAAACGGCTGAGTCTCAGTTTCTGGCTCACGGTGATATCCAGTCGAACAAAGTATGGATCGAAAAGCTTTTGAGCTACTACTATGATCCCCTCTATCTGTCCTCCTTAGAGCGGCGACAGGTCCGCGTGCTTTTCAAAGGGCCTCGTCACGAGGTCGTCTCCTTCCTAAAAAGCCTTCCGCAGTAG
- the selD gene encoding selenide, water dikinase SelD: MSSEKIALTQTVQKGGCAAKVAASELRRILNNVKFPTAHPALMVDGGLFDDAAIYKVTDEIALVQTLDFFTPIVDTPKLFGEIAAANALSDVYAMGGHPKTAMGILAFPLATLPESVIVDVMQGASDKIAEASANFVGGHSIDDDTLKFGLSVTGFVHPEEVWTNAKAQVGDHLILTKPLGTGTLTASLKRRESSEEDIMEALHSMATINNAVDYLTPLTKPYVHAATDITGFGLSGHSMQMANASQVTLRISLDKVPKFSKALHFLEKGFLTKAHRSNAQYTEALIDTTKLDDLHKLLIHDPQTSGGLLLSVSRETSRDTVQALRAKFKSAEIIGEVLPRQDKAVIFE; this comes from the coding sequence ATGAGTTCTGAAAAAATCGCACTGACGCAAACTGTGCAAAAGGGAGGTTGTGCCGCGAAAGTGGCCGCCTCGGAACTTCGTCGTATTTTAAATAACGTGAAGTTTCCCACGGCTCATCCGGCCTTGATGGTTGATGGCGGACTTTTTGACGATGCGGCGATTTACAAAGTCACAGACGAGATTGCCCTTGTTCAGACTCTGGATTTTTTCACTCCCATCGTAGATACGCCGAAACTTTTTGGTGAAATCGCTGCGGCCAATGCTCTTAGCGACGTCTATGCCATGGGCGGACATCCTAAAACCGCTATGGGAATCTTGGCTTTCCCTTTAGCAACTCTTCCTGAATCTGTGATTGTCGACGTTATGCAAGGGGCTAGCGATAAAATCGCCGAAGCCAGTGCAAACTTCGTTGGCGGTCATTCGATTGACGATGACACTTTAAAATTTGGTCTTTCTGTCACCGGATTTGTGCATCCAGAAGAAGTTTGGACCAACGCCAAAGCGCAAGTCGGAGATCATCTGATCCTAACAAAGCCGTTAGGCACGGGAACTTTGACAGCCTCATTAAAGCGCCGCGAATCTTCGGAAGAAGATATCATGGAAGCTTTGCATAGCATGGCGACCATTAACAATGCCGTCGACTATTTGACTCCACTGACAAAACCTTATGTGCATGCGGCAACAGACATCACGGGGTTCGGTCTTTCGGGGCATTCAATGCAAATGGCGAATGCAAGTCAGGTCACTTTGAGAATCTCTTTGGATAAGGTTCCTAAATTTTCTAAAGCGCTTCATTTCTTAGAAAAAGGCTTTTTAACCAAAGCCCATCGCTCGAACGCCCAATACACAGAAGCCTTGATCGACACGACAAAACTCGACGATCTTCATAAGCTTTTAATCCACGATCCACAAACCAGTGGCGGCCTTCTTTTAAGTGTTTCTCGCGAAACCAGTCGCGACACCGTCCAGGCCTTGCGAGCGAAGTTTAAATCTGCTGAAATCATTGGAGAGGTTTTGCCTCGCCAAGATAAAGCGGTGATTTTTGAGTAA
- a CDS encoding twin-arginine translocase TatA/TatE family subunit: MNLGWTEILLIGGIALLLFGPSKLPGLGRSLGESIRGFKKALNEDPNEREANPQISQNKEKPLNQTEEQKDTHKQS; this comes from the coding sequence ATGAATTTAGGTTGGACTGAGATTTTATTGATCGGTGGTATCGCACTTCTTTTGTTCGGGCCAAGCAAACTTCCCGGTTTGGGACGTTCTTTGGGTGAGTCTATCCGTGGCTTCAAAAAGGCTTTGAACGAAGATCCTAACGAGCGCGAGGCCAATCCGCAAATTTCTCAAAACAAAGAAAAGCCTCTGAATCAAACTGAAGAGCAAAAAGACACTCACAAGCAATCATGA
- a CDS encoding LTA synthase family protein — protein MEKSRAQWLKQSWLYLKRILILNAVFLFIGFLWRVGFFFVYGNMNEVSQVKGDVVRAFVLGARFDSTILFYVNAIPLLILFLASLLAFTRFLTKPLHHLFSHFTRFLIPYYTVMLFIVTFVSAVDFGFYSFYQDRINVLIFGFITDDTIALIKTIWRNYPMVWIALGFFFFTYSLWKGLKINFTQGREWIPLKVERVSYPVFILFFFVVFLLNGIGARGSLGLFPLSEMDTGISKSIFVNHLSFNGTRAFTRAIELKAQQTSQWDSNLRHYGYGENYRQAFADFYSLTPEQVPEDPLELMKRRTPQSEWAEKTKPHVLLLTMESMGAYWFKYDQPEFDLLGKFKSHMQEDTYLTNFLSSTNATIGSLSCLMIGSAQRPISEFLSESDYLQVPFRTSPARVFKESGYKARFLYGGNPGWREVNKFAVVQGFDTVEGEFEMSEVLGGLKDRHDWGVYDEDVFEYVFKTLSEAKEPQFLLTMTTTNHPPYQLPHAYKVPDLKAPAELTSRLIGDTSLAEKRFKTYRYSSDKLGEFLTRLKNSPLKDKVIVAITGDHTFWIVNFSEQELLQKGSVPFYLYVPAAIRKKLDPEAFGSQADIAPTLYNLALSDKEYYSLGRDLFNKEGDFAVNASNLIVNRTGGVLAAGHAAEDHAFDWQGKYEKLVPGEMTESKKALSLKYKSLMGILDFYFMKEKRDQKGPMQNADSRR, from the coding sequence ATGGAAAAATCTCGGGCGCAATGGCTAAAACAATCCTGGCTGTATCTTAAACGCATTCTGATTTTGAATGCGGTCTTTCTTTTTATTGGTTTTCTGTGGCGTGTAGGTTTTTTCTTCGTTTATGGCAACATGAACGAGGTCTCGCAAGTTAAAGGCGATGTTGTTCGCGCTTTTGTCTTAGGTGCGCGCTTCGATAGCACGATCCTCTTTTATGTAAACGCGATTCCCCTGCTGATTCTTTTCTTGGCAAGCCTGCTGGCGTTCACGAGATTTCTTACAAAACCCTTGCACCATCTGTTTTCACACTTCACACGGTTTTTAATTCCGTATTACACGGTCATGCTCTTTATCGTGACTTTCGTTTCAGCGGTGGATTTTGGTTTCTACAGCTTCTATCAAGATCGCATCAATGTTTTGATCTTTGGCTTTATCACTGATGACACCATTGCCTTGATTAAAACTATTTGGCGTAATTACCCGATGGTGTGGATTGCTTTAGGCTTTTTCTTTTTCACTTACTCTTTGTGGAAGGGCCTTAAGATCAACTTCACTCAAGGGCGCGAGTGGATTCCTTTAAAGGTCGAGCGCGTTTCTTATCCCGTCTTCATACTTTTCTTTTTTGTCGTTTTTCTTTTAAACGGTATTGGCGCGCGCGGCTCTTTAGGCCTTTTCCCTTTAAGCGAAATGGACACTGGCATTTCCAAATCCATTTTTGTGAATCACTTAAGCTTCAATGGCACTCGGGCTTTCACCCGCGCCATCGAACTGAAGGCCCAACAGACATCTCAGTGGGACAGCAATCTTCGACACTACGGCTATGGCGAAAACTACCGTCAGGCCTTTGCTGATTTTTACTCTCTGACGCCGGAACAAGTTCCTGAAGATCCCCTGGAATTGATGAAGCGCCGAACACCTCAAAGTGAATGGGCGGAAAAAACAAAGCCGCATGTGTTGCTCTTAACGATGGAGTCGATGGGAGCTTACTGGTTTAAATATGATCAGCCGGAATTTGATCTTTTGGGAAAATTCAAATCCCACATGCAGGAAGACACTTATCTGACGAACTTTCTTTCAAGCACCAATGCCACCATTGGAAGCTTGAGTTGTTTGATGATTGGTTCTGCACAACGACCTATCAGCGAGTTCCTCTCTGAAAGTGATTACTTGCAAGTCCCCTTCCGCACCAGCCCGGCTCGCGTCTTTAAAGAGTCAGGTTACAAAGCTCGTTTCTTATATGGGGGGAACCCTGGCTGGCGAGAAGTGAATAAGTTCGCCGTTGTTCAAGGCTTTGACACCGTTGAAGGTGAATTTGAAATGAGCGAAGTTCTTGGTGGTTTGAAAGACCGTCACGACTGGGGCGTTTATGACGAAGACGTCTTTGAATACGTTTTTAAAACTTTAAGTGAAGCCAAAGAACCGCAGTTCTTGTTGACGATGACAACCACAAATCATCCGCCGTATCAACTGCCGCACGCTTATAAAGTTCCTGACTTGAAAGCCCCTGCAGAGCTGACCTCGCGCTTGATCGGCGACACCTCTTTAGCCGAAAAGCGTTTTAAAACTTATCGCTATTCTTCAGATAAATTGGGAGAATTTTTAACCCGTCTTAAAAATTCTCCTTTGAAAGACAAAGTGATTGTGGCTATCACCGGTGACCACACTTTTTGGATTGTGAATTTTTCTGAACAAGAACTTCTGCAAAAAGGCTCAGTGCCATTTTATCTTTACGTTCCGGCGGCCATTCGCAAAAAACTAGATCCGGAAGCTTTTGGATCCCAAGCTGACATCGCCCCGACACTTTATAACTTAGCACTTTCCGATAAAGAATATTACTCTTTGGGCCGTGATCTTTTCAACAAAGAAGGCGACTTTGCCGTCAATGCTTCAAACCTTATCGTCAATCGCACGGGCGGGGTTTTAGCAGCGGGACACGCGGCAGAGGACCATGCTTTCGATTGGCAAGGTAAGTACGAAAAATTAGTTCCCGGCGAAATGACGGAATCTAAAAAAGCCCTGTCTTTAAAATACAAATCCTTGATGGGTATTTTGGATTTCTATTTTATGAAAGAGAAAAGGGACCAGAAAGGACCGATGCAAAATGCGGATTCTCGTCGTTGA
- a CDS encoding response regulator transcription factor, translating to MRILVVEDQVKMANFLKKGLAEVGYAVDLAESGSAAESYMAQGDYDLVILDVMLPDQSGIDTARHIRRDGYEGPILMLTALSTTKDKVNGLDAGADDYLTKPYSFDELHARVRALLRRKGSATNGSHSNTLKYADLELDLIQRKARRSGQEISLTTKEFALLEYFMRNPERPLGRVSIAEHVWDIHFDSESNVIDVYINLLRKKIDAPFAKRLIHTVVGTGYVLKENL from the coding sequence ATGCGGATTCTCGTCGTTGAAGATCAAGTCAAAATGGCGAACTTTCTAAAAAAAGGTCTCGCTGAAGTGGGTTACGCGGTCGATCTGGCAGAAAGTGGTTCGGCGGCCGAGTCTTACATGGCTCAAGGTGATTACGATCTAGTGATCTTAGATGTGATGCTTCCGGATCAAAGTGGTATTGATACTGCTCGCCACATTCGTCGCGATGGTTACGAGGGACCGATCCTGATGCTGACGGCTCTTTCAACGACGAAAGACAAAGTGAATGGTTTGGATGCGGGGGCCGACGATTATTTGACGAAGCCTTACTCTTTTGATGAACTTCATGCCCGTGTGCGTGCGCTTCTTCGTCGTAAAGGAAGTGCGACGAATGGAAGTCATTCCAACACTCTGAAATATGCGGACTTAGAGTTGGATTTGATTCAAAGAAAAGCTCGTCGCTCTGGTCAGGAAATTTCTTTAACCACGAAAGAGTTCGCTCTTTTAGAATACTTTATGCGCAACCCGGAACGTCCTTTGGGACGTGTTTCAATTGCGGAGCACGTGTGGGACATCCACTTTGATTCCGAAAGCAACGTGATTGACGTTTACATCAATCTTTTGCGTAAAAAAATTGACGCTCCTTTCGCGAAGCGCTTGATTCACACTGTGGTCGGCACGGGTTATGTTCTTAAAGAAAATCTATAA
- a CDS encoding sensor histidine kinase, translating into MFLKKIYKFLSSFSIRLRLSLIFVLIFGATTIFFNMFLFKMMIDTLQQDFDDALFNYSVDVSEGIEIGVKGDLSFPPLRLDHGKILPFPLGTALIQVRHSSGAVLARVGNFGEFNPPYKKDFERIWAGDEATYRTIEHIRNIPSAEADSYRLISFPLDNAAKPQLLLQIAVPMTLMETQISQRLTLLQVGIPFVLLIATLGGMFLSARALNPVNNIINTAKEIKASELSQRVPIPNANDEIRKLALTLNEMLGRIQQAFLSQERFVADASHQLLTPLTIMRGELELLQKSEKRDVDQFIKSALQEVDNLSGIVQEMLLLARVDAGTGALNFQDLAFDEMIFEVLPRCEKLANSKNIKLKLNINNETADDRKMVRGDNDLLQNLVINIIENAIKYSPNNEVVTMTLNWKQDTTQFVVEDNGPGIPEDQLPYIFERFSRGANMETRVKGFGLGLAIAQKIAILHNAKLSAQNHSEHGARFTFEIKNI; encoded by the coding sequence ATGTTCTTAAAGAAAATCTATAAATTTCTTTCTAGCTTCAGCATTCGTCTGCGCTTGTCGTTGATCTTCGTTCTGATTTTCGGAGCGACAACGATTTTTTTTAATATGTTCCTGTTCAAAATGATGATCGACACCCTTCAACAGGATTTCGACGACGCCCTCTTCAACTATTCCGTCGACGTTTCCGAAGGGATTGAAATTGGCGTCAAGGGCGACCTTAGCTTTCCTCCCCTGCGTCTGGATCACGGTAAAATTCTTCCGTTCCCCTTGGGAACAGCCTTGATTCAAGTGCGCCACAGTTCAGGTGCGGTTTTGGCCCGTGTAGGAAATTTTGGTGAGTTCAATCCGCCTTATAAAAAAGATTTTGAGCGCATCTGGGCTGGTGATGAAGCCACCTACCGTACTATCGAACACATTCGAAATATTCCTTCGGCCGAAGCGGACTCTTACCGTTTGATCTCTTTTCCTTTAGATAACGCTGCAAAACCTCAGTTGCTTTTACAAATTGCTGTTCCCATGACGTTAATGGAAACACAGATCTCACAGCGTCTGACCTTGTTGCAGGTAGGGATTCCATTCGTACTTTTGATTGCAACCCTGGGCGGAATGTTTCTTTCAGCTAGAGCCCTCAATCCTGTGAACAATATCATCAATACCGCAAAAGAGATTAAAGCCAGCGAACTTTCTCAGCGAGTTCCGATCCCTAATGCGAATGATGAAATTCGCAAACTGGCGCTGACTCTGAATGAGATGTTGGGACGTATCCAGCAGGCGTTCTTAAGTCAGGAGCGCTTCGTAGCGGATGCGTCTCATCAGTTGTTAACACCCTTAACGATTATGCGTGGTGAACTGGAGCTTTTGCAAAAATCAGAAAAGCGCGATGTGGACCAATTTATTAAAAGCGCTTTGCAAGAGGTCGACAATCTATCTGGCATCGTGCAAGAGATGCTTCTACTTGCACGCGTCGATGCAGGCACTGGGGCTTTGAACTTTCAAGACTTGGCCTTTGATGAGATGATCTTTGAAGTTCTGCCTCGTTGTGAGAAACTGGCGAACTCTAAAAATATTAAACTCAAACTCAACATCAATAATGAGACGGCAGATGATCGCAAAATGGTTCGCGGAGATAATGATCTTCTTCAGAACCTTGTGATTAATATCATTGAAAATGCGATCAAGTATTCGCCGAACAACGAAGTGGTCACGATGACTCTGAATTGGAAGCAGGATACGACTCAGTTTGTGGTGGAAGATAACGGTCCGGGAATTCCTGAAGATCAATTACCGTATATCTTTGAGCGCTTCTCGCGCGGAGCAAATATGGAGACCCGTGTTAAAGGCTTTGGTCTGGGTTTAGCCATCGCACAAAAAATAGCGATTCTTCATAACGCCAAGTTAAGTGCGCAAAATCATTCGGAACACGGGGCGCGCTTCACTTTTGAAATTAAAAACATTTAA
- a CDS encoding NADPH-dependent FMN reductase, with translation MATKVLTLVGGISKDSLNKKLFKAVKEMAPADIQIETFDIATLPFFSQDLENDPPEVAKQFKNKIKEADAALFITPEYNRSFPGVLKNAIDWGSRPYGQNLWEKKPAAVMGASIGNIGTFGAQHHLRQVLAYLNMPTMGQPEFYFNASKAFDDKGTLIDPKSKELIQGFWKSFAKECEELKK, from the coding sequence ATGGCAACAAAAGTACTTACATTAGTCGGCGGAATCAGCAAAGATTCGTTAAATAAAAAACTCTTTAAAGCCGTCAAAGAGATGGCACCGGCAGATATTCAGATCGAGACTTTTGATATCGCCACCTTGCCCTTCTTCAGCCAGGATTTAGAAAACGACCCGCCAGAAGTGGCCAAGCAATTCAAAAATAAAATCAAAGAGGCTGACGCCGCTCTTTTTATCACCCCAGAGTACAATCGCAGTTTTCCGGGTGTTTTAAAAAACGCCATTGATTGGGGATCTCGTCCTTATGGACAGAATTTGTGGGAGAAAAAGCCCGCGGCGGTCATGGGGGCGTCCATCGGGAATATTGGAACATTCGGCGCTCAACATCACTTGCGCCAAGTGCTGGCTTACTTGAACATGCCGACGATGGGGCAGCCTGAATTTTATTTTAATGCCTCAAAGGCTTTCGATGACAAAGGGACTTTGATAGATCCAAAGAGCAAAGAGCTGATTCAAGGATTTTGGAAGAGTTTTGCGAAAGAGTGTGAAGAATTAAAGAAATAA